The Caldicoprobacter guelmensis genome includes a region encoding these proteins:
- a CDS encoding glycoside hydrolase family 3 C-terminal domain-containing protein encodes MNEYMKEHPGKDNLPIYLDPDQPLEKRVDDLVSRLTLEEKVSQMIYASSAIPRLGIPEYNWWNECLHGVAAAGIATVFPQAIGMAASFNDKLLYRVACAISDEARAKHHEFVRQGDRGIFKGLTFWSPNINIFRDPRWGRGQETYGEDPYLTGRMGVAFVKGLQGDHPKYLKVVATPKHYAVHSGPEPLRHSFDARVSQKDLRETYLPAFKECVKEGKAESIMGAYNRTNGEPCCASPTLLQKILREEWGFEGYVVSDCGAIDDIHMHHKVTSTPEESAALAVNNGCDLNCGRTFESLVNAVKQGLVSEETIDRAVKRLFRARFKLGMFDPLERVPYAQIPYEVNDCEEHRKLALEMARESMVLLKNEGGLLPLRKDLKAIAVIGPNADNKKVLLGNYNGMPSKYVTALEGIRAKVSPHTRVYYAQGCDLTNTEDTHWGPRATAGFAEALAAAQRADVVIMCLGLSPDLEGEEGNAPKSAAGGDRVSLDLPGMQEELLKAVCATGKPVVLVLFSGSPVSINWAHENVPAILQAWYPGEEGGTAIADVLFGDYNPGGRLPVTFVKSVEQLPPFTDYSMKGRTYRYMEDEPLYPFGYGLSYTTFEYSNLRLSAEVIEAGQSLTVSVDVKNTGKMAGDEVVQLYLKDLEASVDVPIHELKGFTRVKLQPGESTTVTFTLTPRQMALIDNDGRCILEPGKFRVMVGGRQPDKRSEVLAGSTILIGEFEVVGEMMELEY; translated from the coding sequence ATGAACGAGTATATGAAAGAACATCCGGGAAAGGATAATCTTCCTATTTACTTAGATCCAGACCAGCCTTTGGAGAAAAGGGTAGATGACCTGGTTTCGCGCCTCACGCTTGAGGAGAAGGTTTCGCAGATGATATATGCGTCATCTGCTATACCGCGTTTGGGTATCCCGGAATACAACTGGTGGAATGAATGCCTTCACGGTGTCGCGGCGGCAGGTATTGCTACTGTATTTCCACAGGCCATAGGAATGGCAGCCTCGTTTAACGACAAGCTTTTATATAGGGTAGCATGTGCCATATCGGATGAGGCCAGGGCAAAACATCATGAGTTTGTACGCCAAGGTGATAGAGGTATTTTTAAAGGTTTAACGTTTTGGTCCCCTAACATAAATATATTCCGTGATCCCAGATGGGGACGGGGTCAGGAAACCTATGGTGAGGATCCTTACTTGACCGGGCGCATGGGAGTGGCATTTGTAAAGGGATTGCAGGGAGACCACCCCAAGTATTTGAAGGTGGTAGCCACGCCCAAACATTATGCGGTACATAGCGGACCTGAACCGCTGCGCCATTCTTTTGATGCTAGGGTTAGTCAAAAGGACCTTCGTGAGACATATTTACCGGCTTTTAAAGAATGTGTAAAAGAGGGTAAAGCGGAGTCGATAATGGGTGCCTATAATCGCACCAATGGAGAGCCGTGTTGTGCTAGTCCTACGTTGCTTCAAAAGATTTTAAGGGAAGAATGGGGTTTTGAGGGTTATGTAGTATCCGACTGTGGAGCGATTGATGACATCCACATGCATCATAAGGTAACCAGTACACCTGAAGAATCTGCAGCACTGGCTGTCAATAATGGTTGTGACCTCAATTGTGGCAGAACATTTGAGAGCCTGGTTAATGCGGTGAAGCAGGGGCTTGTATCTGAAGAGACAATAGATAGGGCTGTTAAACGTCTCTTTAGAGCCAGGTTTAAGCTGGGGATGTTTGATCCGCTTGAGAGAGTGCCATATGCTCAGATACCCTATGAAGTAAATGATTGTGAAGAACATCGTAAATTAGCCCTTGAAATGGCGAGGGAATCGATGGTATTGCTTAAAAATGAGGGTGGGTTGCTGCCGCTTAGGAAGGATTTAAAGGCGATTGCTGTAATTGGCCCCAATGCTGACAATAAAAAAGTGTTGCTGGGCAACTATAACGGTATGCCTTCTAAATATGTGACCGCCCTAGAGGGTATACGTGCTAAGGTTTCGCCTCATACCAGGGTGTATTATGCTCAAGGGTGTGACCTTACAAATACGGAGGACACTCACTGGGGGCCGAGAGCTACTGCAGGTTTTGCGGAAGCGCTAGCTGCCGCTCAGAGGGCAGATGTAGTTATCATGTGTTTGGGATTATCGCCCGATTTGGAAGGCGAGGAAGGTAATGCACCTAAATCCGCAGCAGGCGGTGATAGAGTCAGCCTGGACTTACCGGGTATGCAGGAGGAGTTGCTAAAGGCTGTATGTGCTACTGGAAAGCCAGTTGTGTTGGTACTTTTCAGTGGTAGTCCGGTGTCTATCAACTGGGCGCACGAGAATGTGCCGGCCATATTGCAGGCATGGTATCCGGGAGAAGAGGGTGGTACGGCGATTGCGGATGTGCTTTTTGGTGATTACAACCCTGGTGGGAGGTTGCCCGTTACCTTTGTCAAATCTGTGGAACAATTACCGCCATTTACCGATTACAGCATGAAGGGCAGAACCTATAGATATATGGAAGATGAGCCACTATATCCCTTTGGATATGGGTTGAGCTATACGACTTTTGAATACAGTAACCTAAGGCTTAGTGCAGAAGTGATAGAAGCTGGGCAATCTCTTACGGTTTCTGTGGATGTAAAGAATACCGGAAAAATGGCCGGAGATGAGGTAGTGCAGTTGTATTTAAAAGATTTAGAGGCATCAGTGGATGTACCTATTCATGAACTTAAAGGATTTACTAGAGTTAAGCTTCAGCCGGGCGAAAGCACGACAGTTACATTTACGTTGACCCCCAGGCAAATGGCTCTTATAGATAATGACGGCAGATGCATTTTAGAGCCAGGTAAGTTTAGAGTGATGGTGGGAGGTAGGCAACCAGATAAAAGGAGTGAAGTTCTTGCTGGTAGTACGATTCTGATAGGGGAATTTGAAGTGGTAGGAGAAATGATGGAACTGGAATATTAA
- a CDS encoding family 43 glycosylhydrolase: MNIFSWRHFLIVIGVVVIVSVAVLTGVLVNKLQSGATVGNVEEEGTMVGEKDYGTATNPVIWADFPDPDVIRVGNQYYMVSTTMHMMPGTPIMRSTDLVNWEIIGYTYDRLEENDAHNMRNGMNIYGKGAWAPCIRYHKGMFYVLFAALDTGKTYLFRAKDPTGPWERTEFHEYLHDPSLLFDDDGKAYIIYGRTNIMIKELTPDYKAINPSGLNKVIIASNKEGMEGSHAYKINGKYYITTIWWESGNIRRQYVYRADRIDGPYEGRLVLSDTMGYKRNGVAQGGLVDTPDGKWYAMLFQDHDAVGRVPVLVPVRWEDDWPVYGDEEGKVPLKFKKPGDSSFVSRLIVSDEFYQEDIVEVKTASSNVNESSEAIGVELVVNGSFDEGTSGWAGKDGAKLEVIAEEGNRVAHISNRRMTGAGIEQNFGWRIVPGKRYKASFRIKYTEGPESKEFILTARKVKDGRTTYQNLVRGMVKKNQWTEITGSFIIEDTPDKLYLFIETPWLEKPDPLNDLMDFYVDDVSIKENPVTQAELNEALPNGSVLGLTWQWNHNPDNTKWSLTERKGYLRLRTCNVVENILQARNTLTQRTQGPYCSGWILMDTSYMLDGDYAGLAAFQQEYGFIGVTKQGDASYIVMVDKGVEKARTKLIQPQVYLKIDFDFTVDKATFFYSYNGTNWTEFGTKLTMRYTIPHFMGYRFAIFNYATKQTGGYVDVDFFRFADKLTGNTTSSVLKAYLKEDAIELSNDLEKIYDFRILVNEVPGNGSIYGIRASLSIPSELEVVGIDVNQNNLKASKVEIDEKDGKYELKIYNSDGSPITFLNYGLNKELIVVKLRPRQKMAKSFSKEVLIEAMEFQGSDGQTVNYDVSSAVLRVNFSAPTSAVGKLPLNGNPLISHKFGADPWALVYGDRVYVYMTNDILEYDEKGNVKDNTYGKINKISVISSDDLMNWTDHGEIHVAGPQGAAKWASQSWAPAVAHKVIDGKDKFFLYFSNNASGIGVLTSDSPIGPWEDPLGKPLISRSTPGVQGVVWLFDPAVLIDDDGKAYIYFGGGVPKGQEDMPNTARVMQLGDDMISVVGEAITIPAPFMFEASGINKYNGVYYYTYCTNFYSGPRPQESPPAGVIAYMTSNSPMGPWEYKGVVLKNPGHFFGVGGNNHHSLFEFKGNWYIVYHAQTLAKAMGIPKGYRSPHLNQVFFNDDGTIQEVIADYKGVPQLNPLNPYARVEAETFAWSAGILTKPIADGDPWQRALTDIDNGDWIALSKVDFGKKGASEFTAVVSKVSADSIIELRLDSVDGKLIGTLTIPSNGGQAEWKKLTTKVSGAQGVHDLYLVFKGKPEVKLFDFDYWYFSE, from the coding sequence ATGAATATATTTTCTTGGAGGCACTTCTTAATTGTAATAGGTGTGGTTGTTATTGTGAGCGTTGCTGTATTGACCGGTGTTTTGGTAAATAAATTACAGTCTGGAGCAACTGTGGGAAATGTTGAGGAGGAAGGGACTATGGTAGGAGAAAAAGATTATGGGACGGCAACCAATCCTGTAATTTGGGCAGATTTCCCTGATCCCGATGTGATTCGTGTCGGTAACCAATATTATATGGTAAGCACAACAATGCATATGATGCCAGGAACACCTATTATGAGGTCTACTGATCTGGTCAACTGGGAAATCATTGGGTACACCTATGACCGTTTAGAAGAAAATGATGCTCATAATATGCGAAACGGCATGAATATATATGGGAAAGGTGCATGGGCACCGTGTATAAGATACCATAAGGGGATGTTTTATGTTTTATTTGCAGCGCTGGATACAGGGAAAACTTATCTTTTCAGAGCAAAGGACCCGACTGGCCCCTGGGAGAGGACAGAATTTCACGAATATTTACATGACCCTTCATTGTTGTTTGATGATGATGGAAAGGCATATATAATATATGGACGAACTAACATTATGATCAAAGAACTTACTCCTGATTACAAGGCAATCAATCCATCAGGATTGAATAAGGTTATTATCGCTTCAAATAAAGAAGGAATGGAAGGGTCACATGCTTATAAAATCAATGGAAAATATTACATTACTACCATATGGTGGGAAAGTGGAAATATAAGGAGACAATATGTTTATCGTGCCGACCGAATTGACGGGCCATATGAAGGACGGCTTGTATTGAGCGATACCATGGGATATAAGAGAAATGGTGTTGCACAGGGTGGATTGGTGGATACTCCAGATGGCAAGTGGTATGCTATGCTCTTCCAGGATCACGATGCGGTGGGACGCGTTCCGGTGCTTGTACCAGTTCGGTGGGAAGATGATTGGCCAGTTTACGGTGATGAAGAAGGGAAAGTACCGCTTAAATTTAAAAAACCGGGTGATAGTTCCTTCGTTTCACGCTTGATTGTAAGCGATGAGTTCTATCAAGAAGATATTGTTGAAGTGAAGACCGCATCTTCGAATGTAAATGAATCTTCCGAGGCAATAGGCGTAGAACTCGTGGTGAATGGTAGTTTTGATGAAGGAACTTCCGGTTGGGCAGGTAAAGATGGCGCAAAGTTGGAAGTCATAGCGGAAGAGGGTAATCGTGTTGCCCATATTTCTAATCGACGGATGACAGGTGCCGGGATTGAGCAAAATTTTGGGTGGCGAATTGTTCCAGGTAAAAGGTATAAAGCTTCTTTCCGCATTAAATATACTGAGGGGCCAGAATCAAAAGAATTCATTCTTACTGCACGTAAAGTAAAGGACGGGCGGACAACATATCAAAATTTAGTGAGGGGGATGGTGAAGAAAAATCAGTGGACGGAAATAACTGGTTCTTTCATTATTGAGGATACCCCAGACAAGTTATATTTATTTATTGAAACTCCGTGGCTGGAAAAACCAGACCCCTTAAATGACCTTATGGATTTTTATGTCGATGATGTATCCATTAAGGAAAATCCGGTAACACAAGCTGAACTAAACGAGGCATTGCCAAACGGCTCTGTGCTTGGTCTGACCTGGCAATGGAATCATAATCCGGACAATACCAAGTGGTCTCTTACAGAGAGAAAAGGTTATTTGCGCTTAAGGACTTGCAATGTTGTTGAGAATATTTTACAGGCTAGAAATACTTTGACCCAACGGACGCAGGGGCCCTACTGTTCGGGTTGGATTCTAATGGATACAAGTTATATGCTTGACGGCGATTATGCAGGATTGGCTGCTTTTCAACAGGAATATGGCTTTATTGGAGTGACTAAACAGGGCGATGCCTCTTATATAGTAATGGTGGATAAAGGCGTTGAGAAGGCAAGGACTAAACTCATTCAGCCTCAAGTGTATTTGAAAATAGACTTTGATTTCACAGTTGACAAAGCAACATTCTTTTACAGCTATAACGGTACCAACTGGACTGAGTTTGGTACTAAATTGACAATGCGCTATACAATTCCGCACTTTATGGGATATCGCTTTGCAATATTTAACTATGCTACCAAGCAGACAGGCGGTTATGTTGATGTGGACTTCTTTAGGTTTGCTGACAAATTGACAGGGAATACTACTTCTTCAGTTTTGAAGGCTTATTTGAAAGAAGACGCGATAGAACTGAGCAATGACCTGGAAAAAATATATGATTTTCGCATTCTTGTCAATGAGGTCCCAGGCAATGGAAGTATATATGGCATTCGCGCATCTTTGAGCATCCCAAGCGAATTGGAAGTAGTAGGCATTGATGTCAATCAAAACAATTTGAAGGCATCAAAAGTGGAGATTGACGAAAAAGATGGGAAATATGAATTAAAGATATATAACTCCGATGGATCGCCCATAACTTTTCTTAATTACGGTTTAAATAAAGAACTGATAGTGGTAAAATTGAGACCAAGACAAAAAATGGCAAAATCATTTAGCAAGGAGGTTTTGATTGAAGCTATGGAATTTCAAGGTTCAGATGGTCAAACCGTTAATTACGATGTCAGCAGTGCGGTATTGAGGGTGAACTTCTCCGCACCAACAAGTGCTGTTGGCAAGCTTCCGCTGAATGGGAATCCCTTGATCTCACATAAGTTTGGGGCAGACCCGTGGGCATTGGTGTATGGAGATCGTGTTTATGTATATATGACGAATGATATACTGGAATACGATGAAAAAGGGAATGTAAAAGATAACACATATGGAAAGATTAATAAGATATCTGTGATTTCTTCCGATGACCTGATGAACTGGACGGACCATGGAGAAATTCATGTGGCGGGCCCTCAAGGGGCGGCGAAATGGGCTAGCCAATCGTGGGCACCTGCAGTTGCCCATAAAGTAATTGATGGCAAAGACAAATTTTTCTTGTATTTTTCCAACAATGCGAGCGGTATAGGTGTTCTTACGAGCGATAGTCCTATCGGTCCGTGGGAGGATCCGCTTGGCAAGCCGTTGATATCACGCTCAACGCCTGGTGTTCAAGGTGTTGTATGGCTGTTTGACCCTGCTGTATTGATAGACGATGACGGTAAGGCTTACATCTATTTTGGAGGTGGAGTTCCTAAGGGACAAGAGGATATGCCCAACACTGCTCGCGTAATGCAGTTGGGTGATGATATGATCAGCGTTGTAGGTGAAGCGATTACAATCCCTGCCCCGTTTATGTTTGAAGCCTCCGGTATTAACAAATATAACGGTGTTTATTATTATACCTATTGTACCAATTTCTACAGCGGACCTCGTCCACAAGAAAGTCCGCCGGCTGGTGTAATTGCCTATATGACGAGTAATAGCCCAATGGGGCCATGGGAGTATAAAGGAGTAGTACTCAAGAATCCAGGGCACTTTTTTGGAGTAGGGGGTAATAACCATCACTCGCTTTTTGAGTTCAAAGGTAATTGGTACATTGTTTACCATGCACAGACCTTAGCTAAAGCAATGGGGATTCCAAAAGGTTACCGTTCTCCTCATTTAAATCAAGTTTTCTTTAACGATGACGGTACTATTCAGGAAGTTATTGCTGATTACAAAGGAGTACCGCAGCTTAACCCCCTTAATCCATATGCTCGGGTGGAAGCAGAGACATTTGCATGGAGCGCAGGGATTTTGACAAAACCAATTGCAGATGGTGACCCTTGGCAAAGAGCTTTAACCGATATTGATAACGGCGATTGGATCGCACTGTCCAAGGTTGATTTCGGTAAAAAAGGTGCTTCCGAATTCACTGCAGTGGTTTCGAAGGTGAGTGCAGACAGTATTATTGAACTTCGCTTGGATAGTGTAGACGGTAAATTGATTGGAACGCTTACTATTCCTTCAAATGGTGGGCAAGCAGAATGGAAGAAATTGACGACTAAAGTTTCAGGTGCTCAAGGAGTACACGATTTATATTTGGTATTTAAAGGGAAACCAGAGGTAAAATTATTTGATTTTGATTACTGGTACTTCAGCGAATAA
- a CDS encoding endo-1,4-beta-xylanase: protein MNRTLKKKWILTVIIGGVFLMVALLLTFVNEYGIFNSDENVMIDNAHEENGKEEQEPQESNELGGEVNTPANNLTDNANATDLSQNKEEPSIEEDIPSLAETFKDYFPIGAAIEPSYTTGLIAELYKKHVNMLVAENAMKPASIQPTEGNFRWGPADRIVQFAKENGMELRFHTLVWHNQTPDWFFKDKERKPMVEETDPKKREENKKLLLKRLEDHIRAVVSRYKDDIKSWDVVNEVIDPSGPNGMRNSPWYQITGTEYIETAFRVAREVGGPDIKLYINDYSTDDPVKRDILYKLVKDLLAKGVPIDGVGHQTHIDIYGPPIERIIESMKKFAELGLDNIITELDMSIYSWNNRSDYGENIPDYILDLQAKRYQELFEALKENKDIVSAVVFWGISDKYSWLNGFPVKRTNAPLLFDRNFRAKPAFWAIVDPSKLAQ, encoded by the coding sequence ATGAATAGGACGTTAAAGAAAAAATGGATTTTAACTGTGATCATAGGAGGTGTTTTTCTAATGGTGGCTTTGTTATTAACATTTGTAAACGAATATGGAATTTTTAACAGTGATGAAAATGTAATGATTGACAATGCACATGAAGAAAATGGTAAAGAAGAGCAGGAGCCTCAAGAATCTAATGAACTGGGAGGGGAGGTTAATACTCCTGCAAACAATTTGACTGATAATGCTAATGCGACTGATTTATCGCAAAATAAAGAGGAACCATCTATTGAAGAAGATATTCCCTCTCTAGCAGAAACTTTTAAAGATTATTTCCCAATTGGGGCAGCCATTGAACCGAGTTATACTACTGGATTAATTGCTGAGCTGTATAAAAAACATGTGAATATGTTGGTGGCAGAAAATGCAATGAAGCCGGCTTCAATTCAACCAACAGAAGGTAATTTCCGGTGGGGACCTGCTGATAGAATCGTGCAATTTGCAAAGGAGAACGGTATGGAACTTCGCTTCCATACTCTCGTTTGGCATAATCAGACACCGGATTGGTTTTTTAAAGATAAGGAAAGGAAACCAATGGTTGAGGAGACAGACCCAAAAAAGCGTGAGGAAAATAAGAAGCTCCTCTTAAAACGACTTGAAGACCATATTCGTGCTGTTGTCTCACGTTACAAAGATGATATTAAGTCATGGGATGTAGTAAATGAAGTAATCGATCCAAGTGGTCCCAACGGGATGAGAAACAGTCCTTGGTATCAGATTACAGGAACTGAGTATATTGAGACAGCGTTTCGTGTAGCGCGTGAGGTGGGAGGGCCTGATATTAAGCTCTATATCAATGATTATAGTACTGATGACCCCGTAAAGCGCGATATCCTGTATAAATTAGTGAAGGATCTACTTGCAAAAGGTGTTCCAATAGATGGGGTAGGGCATCAGACACATATTGATATTTACGGGCCGCCTATTGAACGAATTATTGAGTCCATGAAAAAATTTGCTGAGTTGGGATTGGATAATATTATTACCGAATTAGACATGAGCATTTATTCATGGAACAACCGGAGTGACTACGGTGAAAATATACCGGATTATATACTGGATTTGCAGGCCAAACGATATCAAGAATTGTTTGAGGCATTAAAGGAAAATAAAGATATTGTAAGTGCAGTGGTATTCTGGGGTATTTCGGATAAATACTCTTGGTTAAATGGCTTCCCTGTAAAACGAACCAATGCTCCTTTACTGTTTGATAGAAATTTCCGCGCAAAACCGGCATTTTGGGCAATTGTTGATCCTTCGAAATTGGCACAGTAA